From Lentisphaera araneosa HTCC2155, the proteins below share one genomic window:
- a CDS encoding HAD-IIA family hydrolase, which produces MSRFGVLLDIDGVLCDQLGLMAGAKDFVSTLVKKNIPFMCLSNNTLKRRSDMSEHLKELGLPIRTDQIYTSAMATARFLAQQNSEARVYVLGSGGLITALEKNNLNIVEEKPHYVIVGEGRDYTLAMLDKAIKFLKEGARLVTVNMDNQRATAFGLRSGCGSIVKLLEDETDKKALNLGKPSPLMLRSARKLLGMRASFTVMIGDHMENDIYGGIQLGYYSVMVMSGRASEEEMKNYSFLPDKIINSLEDFSVEDLEQIIDDKPIDEDYLITFG; this is translated from the coding sequence ATGAGCCGGTTTGGTGTACTTTTGGATATAGACGGAGTCTTATGTGATCAATTGGGTTTGATGGCGGGTGCAAAGGATTTTGTTAGCACATTGGTGAAAAAGAATATCCCCTTTATGTGTTTGAGTAATAATACTTTAAAAAGGCGTAGCGATATGTCGGAACATTTAAAGGAATTAGGATTGCCTATAAGAACAGATCAAATCTATACAAGTGCGATGGCAACAGCCCGTTTTCTTGCACAGCAAAATAGTGAAGCGCGTGTATATGTTTTAGGCAGTGGTGGTTTAATTACAGCTCTCGAAAAGAACAATTTAAATATAGTTGAAGAGAAGCCCCATTATGTAATCGTCGGGGAAGGGCGTGATTATACCTTAGCCATGCTCGATAAAGCGATAAAATTTTTAAAAGAAGGGGCTAGGCTCGTAACGGTTAATATGGATAATCAAAGAGCGACCGCTTTTGGTTTAAGAAGTGGTTGTGGTTCTATTGTGAAACTTCTCGAAGACGAAACTGATAAAAAGGCTCTTAACCTAGGAAAGCCAAGCCCCTTGATGCTGCGTTCAGCCAGAAAGCTCTTGGGCATGCGCGCCTCTTTTACGGTGATGATTGGCGATCATATGGAGAACGATATTTATGGTGGCATTCAGTTAGGCTATTATAGCGTTATGGTCATGAGTGGTCGAGCCTCAGAAGAAGAGATGAAAAACTATTCATTCTTACCGGATAAAATCATCAATAGCTTAGAAGACTTCTCAGTTGAAGATCTTGAGCAAATCATCGATGATAAACCCATTGACGAGGATTATCTCATCACTTTTGGATAA
- a CDS encoding response regulator — protein MKKSILVVEDELVTQELIKHALINAGFDVKITSKGKEAIQIAEDEHPSLILLDGMLDDIDGTEVCQALKKHISTTSIPIFMLSVRSDENHQLTGLELGADDYITKPFNPKILVAKINAAFRRAHLDHTDFSSDDVITHKGLVMNLADFSVKLDGKLLNLTPVEYKLLFFLCKHPGRVYSREAILEKIRGEDVIITERTVDVHILSIRRKVGDFAPNIITVRGIGYKVAEE, from the coding sequence ATGAAGAAGAGTATTTTAGTAGTCGAAGATGAACTCGTAACTCAAGAGCTTATTAAGCATGCTCTAATCAATGCGGGTTTTGATGTGAAAATCACTTCAAAAGGTAAAGAAGCTATTCAAATAGCTGAAGATGAACACCCTAGTCTAATTCTTCTTGATGGTATGTTGGACGATATTGATGGCACTGAAGTTTGTCAGGCACTCAAGAAACACATTTCCACCACGAGTATCCCCATCTTTATGTTATCGGTTCGCTCTGATGAAAATCATCAATTAACAGGTCTTGAACTTGGTGCGGATGATTATATCACGAAACCTTTCAATCCAAAGATTCTCGTTGCAAAAATCAATGCAGCTTTCAGACGTGCTCATTTAGATCACACCGACTTTAGTAGTGATGATGTCATTACTCACAAAGGTTTAGTCATGAACTTAGCTGACTTCTCGGTTAAACTCGATGGAAAACTGCTCAATTTAACGCCAGTTGAATACAAGCTCTTATTTTTCCTCTGTAAACACCCTGGACGCGTTTATTCACGTGAAGCAATTCTAGAAAAAATCCGTGGCGAAGATGTTATTATTACAGAGAGAACCGTGGATGTGCACATTCTTTCAATCAGACGTAAAGTTGGTGATTTTGCTCCCAATATCATTACTGTACGAGGTATCGGCTATAAAGTAGCAGAAGAATAA